DNA sequence from the Falco peregrinus isolate bFalPer1 unplaced genomic scaffold, bFalPer1.pri scaffold_29, whole genome shotgun sequence genome:
ATTTCTCTTTGTTCTAAAATTGGTGATACAGCTGTACGGGAGTAATATATTAAGGCCTACTCCAGGACCAATTACAAGTGTGCAGGGTGGCTGCACATCCATATGTTGCAGTGCAGAAGCTGATGCACTGTTGAAAGGAGCTGAATTTTCAATACAACAGTTTTCACAGCAGTTTGTCTGAACTGGATGTTTATGTTGCTAACGCATTTTCACTCGGGTATTTCAGAAACtgtcaaaaattatttcagagtaCGTGAAGTGGAGTtagaaatcattattttaaccAGCTAGTGCTgacaaagcagctgcagccgcggcaggcagcactgggtggcactgtggcagcagcacaggagcagacaggccagggctttgctgggggaAGCTGTTGGGAAGGCTggggggtttggtggtttgcACCTAAAGAAAACTCACCTGCACAAATGAATTTATAGTTCAGAGAAATCCCGAGGTCTGTCATATCCGTAAGAGCTTTGTGAGCACTAAAATGCAGCGTACGCATAATGTGAAGCGGAGGTTTCAGAGAATATCCGTGCGACAGACTCCACTGAGACATCCTTCATTAGTTACCAGAATTGCTGCCTCCCATCTGATACCTGGGATTGTTGCTGCTAAGAGCAGTGCCACAAGGAAACAGCCTGTAGCATTTCATCCCAAGGTCATCAAGGCAGTAAGCTGTCACCTTTTTGTAACCTAATGGTAAAACTGTGATTCCCCAAGTATCACAGAAAAAAGCGACAGCATGAATcagaggagggaagggctgcCTGCCTCTGGCTTAGCAGCTTGTGTTGTTTTCTGAGCTTCCTTGAAACAGCTTTAGGCTTTGCTTTTGGTATTTAACTCGTCACATTCTTTAAAAGTTCCTTGCTTAACTCTCCAGAAATGCTCAGAAAAATGGCAAACAACATTCAAAGCAATATTTCCTCTCTGCAGACATTCCTGCCAGCATCTGTTGCTTTGCCGTCTTAAGCTTGCAAATGCCAGGCTAATAAGATTTACCAGTTCAGGTCAGAAGCGTGCTACTGGCCAGGCAAGGGCTCCCGCCAAatacctgcttttttcttcagaggcaTCGTGGTTCCAAGGGGTAACTTCCACACACTGGAAGCTTAATTCACTCTGGGCACTCATCTCTgtaagtgctgctgctgcagacctcAACTGCCCTTGTGTGCCTGTCCACAAGTGCTAATGGCTTTGTGGACAGGCAAGCACGTTCCCCAGTCTaagtaaaagaaagctttttctgccAACTGTTTAGACCTCATAATTCCAGCACATACAACCAGATTTCAAGACCCTCAATAGATTAAGCCATCTGGAGACTGAATCAAGGCAGTCTAAACTTATATCTGAAAATTGGTCTTACTCATTCCCATCTGCCACAGTGGAAAACTGAGAGTCTTATTTTGTGAGGTAAAGTTCTTCCACCTCACTCGAGCAGGTGCTGGGGGGCGCAGCACCATGTTGCTTGAGCATTAGAATTTCTCACACTGGAGGGAGAAGGTAACTACTTGCAGTTTAGGCTAGCAGTAGAAAGTATTCAACACATGGCATACCTGTCTATATTCAAGACAACATGTTACAAAGCAAAGTTAATTATTCAAAATTGTTTATGAAATAGAAGGAATTATCAATGCTATAAACAGTGTCCAATTCATGTTCTGATGATGTTCACCACCTTTCTTCTGCAGACTCCAGCCGTTCAACAATTTCATCCAACCTTCTTCTGCTACAATAAAGTCTTGAACTTGGACCTTGAACTTAACGTGGACCTTGAACTTTAAACTTGAACTTGGCACAATAACTTAATTATCTAAGCGTTTCTTCCCAGAACAAAACTGAATACCTAAACCAGTCAAACTGTAACAGCCTCATTCCCTGGGGCTATGGATTGTAATTCAAATAGAGAGAAGGGTTGTAGGAAGTGGTCTGCTGATAGATTTGTCGGGAGAGGTATGGTCTAACTGCCTGGAAGGTCCTGCCAGCACCACTGCACGAAGGGATGTTCACCAGCAGGTTTTCCCGCTCCGTCTCCGAGGTTAATCTGCTGTAGGCCTAAAATCAACAAAAAGGAACAACAGTGTCATCCATTTGGATacattgctcaaaaaaaaataatcaaagctaGGCACCTGTGACTGCTCTACCCTTTCACAACATAATTTTTCACCTGGTCCCTCCCTCACCAGGTCTCTTTTGTGAGCTGACAGGCTGATGTGAAACTAGTAGTGCTCCCTCAGGAGCCTGCTCTGTACAGCCAAAAGCAACGGGTGCCAAGGCATCCGTTCCTTTGCTGCCTTACTAAACATCTCCCACAGAATCATCATGTCAAATACCAGTTACATTATTTCTTCCACGCCTTACATTTGTTGGCTGTCTGCGCACAGTACTCTGTATTCCTGAGGCAATCTCACCTGGTACAGAAGCtgtggagaagggaaggcagctgcAATAGCCTCAGCCATCGCAAAGTTGACCTGCCTAATTTGTTCTAACTGCCTCTTCCAAACTTGCAAGAGACCATTTACAACATGATCCACCTTCGGCCCTCCACAGCACCCCGGACCCGAGTAGAAAGGGAAGTCCGTCTCCTCTTTTGCTCGCCTAGGGAGAACAGAGAATGGGAAAGCAAGTAAGACAATGAGGCTATGAAGAAAACCCTATCCCTGCATCTGTCATTGCATTGGCGTCAAATGATGAAAGTCTGACCCTATTTTCTTTACATGCATTACCAGTTTCCTTGCTTGAGACCCAGATTTCCTCCTGAAAAGGGAAACAATCCTGTACTTGGGAGCCATCCTGACACAAGCCAACATGCACACAAAGTGGTACGTTGACATGAGAGAATTCCCTTTCTGTCAACCAGTTAAAAATTGTTGTCCTGAAGTACAGCCACGTAGCTGCTCTTCCCTCCAGTAACTGTGAAAGTGCAGCCTCTACGAAGACATGGCCAAACCTCATCTGACTGCTCACCTGAATGGTGCTTCAGCTACAGCTTTTGTGAACATGGTGACAAATTCTCCAAGCTCCTCCCAGCTCTCAAACATCTGGATTTGGACTTGTTTGGACACCTGCAGATCCACTAAAGCCTGTAAACCACGAAAGGAACAATTAATCTTGTCACACCAAACAGCACTCttgtctgaaacaaaaaagggtCACAGCTTCTTGTTACAGGATAAGACCAGCCACTCTCTCCCCATTTTGGGAACAGTTAATTTAAGGGACTGAAGTATTTAGGGGGTGGTGTGCCTCCTGCTGGTTAATACTGGTTTAGTGACAttccagctgccacagctcttCAGTGGCAAGCTCTCATTTCGTGTAGCCCATTTCTTGGAACAGTGTTCAAAGAAGAGATGATGGCTGCATGCCTGTTTTACAGGTACTTACTTCTTCCACATCCTTTCTGGTTATTCCCGGATTTCTCAGGCTTCCCTGTTCCTCTTCTTGGTTTACACTTGCTGCCGCCtgtggtggtttcttttttgacTGAATTCTGAGAAACCCAAGAAGAGTAAAGTAAGACTGGGAACTCATTCACAGGTATTCCCCAGTGGTCACTGGGGTGAC
Encoded proteins:
- the LOC129783331 gene encoding crossover junction endonuclease EME1-like, with the protein product MFESWEELGEFVTMFTKAVAEAPFRRAKEETDFPFYSGPGCCGGPKVDHVVNGLLQVWKRQLEQIRQVNFAMAEAIAAAFPSPQLLYQAYSRLTSETERENLLVNIPSCSGAGRTFQAVRPYLSRQIYQQTTSYNPSLYLNYNP